In Sphaeramia orbicularis chromosome 5, fSphaOr1.1, whole genome shotgun sequence, a genomic segment contains:
- the blcap gene encoding LOW QUALITY PROTEIN: apoptosis inducing factor BLCAP (The sequence of the model RefSeq protein was modified relative to this genomic sequence to represent the inferred CDS: inserted 2 bases in 1 codon) encodes MSMCSSSGSKTDFSVIFIVFYGWWLRVPVVGLEDLQRRGFPHPFLRIFSAPKPVLSLLTPSTSSPPPPPPQRPCTASVALPVLLIPKPLNPALWFNHSMFMGFYLLSFLLERKPCTICALVFLAALFLICYSCWGNCFLYXHCQDAALPDAAHDPAIVGT; translated from the exons atgtccatgtgttCTAGCAGTGGATCAAAAACGGACTTCTCCgtcatctttattgtgttttatggctggtggctgcGGGTTCCAGTTGTAGGcctggaggacctccagcggaggggtttTCCACACCCCTTCCTCCGCATCTTTTCTGCACCAAAGCCGGTCCtga GCCTCCTCACTCCATCCACCTCcagtcccccacccccaccccctcagaGACCATGTACTGCTTCAGTGGCTCTCCCTGTGCTCCTCATCCCGAAGCCTCTGAACCCGGCGCTGTGGTTCAACCACTCCATGTTCATGGGCTTCTACCTGCTCAGCTTCCTGCTGGAGCGGAAGCCCTGCACCATCTGTGCCTTGGTCTTCCTGGCGGCGCTCTTCCTCATCTGCTACAGCTGCTGGGGGAACTGCTTCCTCTA CCACTGCCAGGACGCCGCCCTGCCGGATGCCGCGCACGACCCAGCCATCGTCGGGACCTAG